In Candidatus Methanoperedens sp., the following are encoded in one genomic region:
- a CDS encoding VTT domain-containing protein — MVFRLFIEYGLMGLFGISVISSIIPIPTEFVIVALLRVGENPVTIIITLIVGSIIGASLGYLVGKYELQKLMPFHKEEREKEVHMHFRKYGAALLLVSPWIPLVGDLTPMVAGIENYETKKFLIVISVAKIIKSTLVVYLLINGIHWWSLFIK; from the coding sequence ATGGTATTTAGATTATTCATAGAATACGGTTTGATGGGGCTTTTTGGTATCAGTGTTATTTCATCCATAATCCCGATTCCGACAGAGTTTGTCATAGTGGCATTGCTCCGGGTTGGAGAAAATCCTGTAACAATAATAATCACTTTAATAGTGGGCTCGATAATAGGTGCGTCGCTGGGTTACCTCGTTGGAAAATATGAGCTTCAGAAACTAATGCCATTCCATAAGGAAGAAAGGGAGAAAGAGGTGCACATGCACTTTCGTAAATACGGTGCGGCGTTACTTCTCGTTTCTCCCTGGATTCCCCTTGTGGGCGACCTCACCCCGATGGTAGCAGGAATAGAGAACTATGAAACGAAGAAGTTTTTGATAGTAATTTCAGTGGCAAAGATTATTAAAAGCACCCTTGTTGTTTATTTATTAATAAATGGAATTCACTGGTGGTCCCTGTTTATAAAATAG
- a CDS encoding FTR1 family protein, with protein MLASFLITFREALEAALIIGIIAAYVAKLGRKDLKRYIYAGIIGAVIASTAVAFVFKILYGELAGTAEQLFEGGAALAAAVVLTYMIFWMAANSKMIKGEVQKKIDLSISKGEVLGVAALSFIAVFREGVETVLFLGTLAINDPFDTVIGFIFGVLAVVLLSLVIFKGTHSLDVTKFFKYTSILLILFSAGMIATAVGGFNEAGIIPPVVEHVWDLNPPLNPDGSYPLLHENGLIGSSLESLIGYHADPSLTMIIAYLGYWIIIGIFVYMKYRLPQEVEHGSRYPQD; from the coding sequence ATGTTAGCAAGCTTCTTAATAACCTTCAGGGAAGCGCTTGAAGCTGCCCTGATAATAGGAATAATCGCCGCCTACGTCGCAAAGCTCGGAAGAAAAGACCTCAAACGCTACATCTATGCGGGAATAATCGGCGCTGTAATTGCAAGCACGGCTGTGGCTTTCGTATTCAAAATATTATATGGCGAACTTGCAGGCACGGCAGAACAACTCTTCGAAGGCGGTGCTGCCCTTGCAGCTGCTGTTGTCCTCACCTACATGATTTTCTGGATGGCGGCGAATTCAAAAATGATAAAAGGAGAAGTCCAGAAAAAGATTGACCTTTCGATTTCAAAAGGTGAGGTGCTGGGAGTTGCAGCGCTGTCTTTTATCGCTGTCTTCAGGGAAGGGGTGGAAACCGTCTTATTTCTTGGAACGCTCGCTATCAATGACCCTTTTGATACAGTTATCGGTTTTATATTCGGCGTTCTGGCTGTGGTACTCCTTTCACTTGTTATCTTTAAAGGAACGCATAGCCTTGACGTAACCAAATTTTTCAAATATACAAGCATACTGTTAATATTGTTCTCAGCCGGGATGATAGCTACAGCCGTGGGCGGATTCAACGAAGCCGGAATCATACCTCCCGTAGTAGAGCATGTGTGGGACTTAAACCCGCCCCTGAACCCTGACGGCTCATATCCCCTTCTCCACGAGAATGGTCTTATAGGGAGCAGTCTGGAATCCCTCATCGGCTACCACGCGGATCCCTCGTTGACCATGATAATAGCATATCTTGGCTACTGGATAATTATCGGGATATTCGTTTACATGAAGTACAGATTACCGCAGGAGGTGGAACATGGAAGCAGATACCCCCAGGATTGA
- a CDS encoding metal-dependent transcriptional regulator, with protein MEADTPRIEEYLESIYKLQQAQHPVSTSRLAEHLKLSPPSVSEMVKKLTHKGLVSHTEKGVCLTAEGNKIAKKVIRRHRLSERLLTDILGYKWDEVHDEACRLEHAISPEMEERIAASLGNPRTCPHGHPIPDKEGTIVKEKVRSLSELKASDKGIIVSVFEEDPKMLQYLASLGLIPEVCVRVEEVAPFGGPLIVCVCGSRYALGREVASKIKVK; from the coding sequence ATGGAAGCAGATACCCCCAGGATTGAAGAATACCTTGAATCGATTTACAAGCTCCAGCAGGCACAGCATCCAGTAAGCACATCCCGCCTTGCAGAGCACCTGAAACTCTCCCCGCCGTCTGTGTCCGAGATGGTAAAAAAACTCACGCATAAGGGGCTGGTAAGCCACACGGAAAAAGGCGTATGCCTGACAGCAGAAGGCAACAAGATAGCTAAAAAAGTGATTCGAAGACACCGCCTCTCCGAGCGTTTGCTTACCGATATCCTTGGCTACAAATGGGATGAGGTACACGATGAAGCCTGCAGGCTTGAGCATGCTATAAGCCCTGAGATGGAAGAGCGCATTGCAGCAAGCCTCGGAAACCCCAGGACCTGCCCGCACGGTCACCCAATACCTGATAAGGAGGGCACCATCGTGAAAGAAAAGGTAAGGTCGTTATCAGAATTAAAAGCCTCTGACAAGGGAATTATAGTCAGCGTATTTGAAGAAGACCCCAAAATGCTCCAGTACCTTGCCTCTCTCGGATTGATTCCCGAGGTTTGCGTCAGGGTGGAGGAGGTGGCACCCTTCGGCGGACCGTTGATCGTGTGCGTCTG